ATGACCGACCAATCTCCAAACGACCAGTTTCACGCCTCGTCTTTCATGCAGGGGCATAATGCGGAGTATCTGGAGCAGCTCTACGCGCGCTACGCAAATGATCCCAATGCTGTGGATGAAGCCTGGCAGGCCTTTTTCGCGCAGCTCGGGGATGGGGAAGTTGAGGTCAAGCGCGAGGCAGCAGGGCCAAGCTGGGCGCGCGCCGACTGGCCGCCGCAGCCGCAGGACGAACTGACCGGTGCTTTGACGGGCGAGTATCCGCCCGAGGTTGAGGCCAAAAAGGCCGGCGAAAAGATCAAGGCCAAGGCCGCAGAGACCGGTGTTGAGGTCTCGGATGAGGCCATCAAACGTGCCGTGCTGGACAGTGTTCGCGCCCTCATGCTGATCCGCGCTTACCGCATCCGCGGCCATCTGGCGGCGGACCTTGACCCGCTGGGCCTGCGTGAAACACCTGCGCGGCCCGAGCTTGATCCGCGGTCCTATGGCTTCACAGAGGCCGATATGGACCGGCCTATTTTTATCGATAACGTGCTAGGCCTTCAGGTCGCGTCCATCCGCGAAATTCTGGCCATCGTCAAGCGCACCTATTGCGGCACGTTTGCGCTGCAATACATGCATATTTCCGATCCGGTTGAATCGGCTTGGCTTAAGGAACGCATCGAAGGCTATGACAAGGAGATCAGCTTTACCCGTGAAGGGCGCAAGGCGATCCTGAACAAGCTGGTAGAGGCCGAAGGGTTCGAAAAATACCTGCATGTCAAATACATGGGCACCAAGCGGTTTGGTCTTGATGGCGGCGAGAGCCTCATTCCCGCGATGGAACAGATCATCAAACGCGGTGGCCAACTGGGTGTAAAAGACATCGTCATCGGCATGCCCCACCGGGGGCGTCTGTCGGTGCTGGCCAATGTGATGGGCAAGCCCTATCGCGCGATCTTCAACGAGTTTCAGGGCGGCAGCTTTAAGCCCGAGGATGTGGATGGCTCCGGCGATGTGAAGTATCACCTCGGCGCATCCTCAGACCGCGAGTTTGACGGCAACTCCGTGCATCTCAGTCTGACCGCAAACCCGTCACATCTTGAGGCGGTGAACCCTGTGGTTCTCGGCAAAGTGCGCGCCAAGCAGGACCAGATGAACGATACGGACCGCACGTCTGTTATGGGTATCCTGTTGCATGGTGATGCTGCGTTCGCCGGGCAAGGTGTGGTCGCCGAAGGCTTCGGTCTATCGGGTCTGCGCGGCCATAAAACCGGTGGCACGATGCATATCGTCGTGAATAACCAAATCGGCTTCACCACCGCACCCCACTTCTCGCGCTCGTCGCCCTATCCAACTGACATCGCGCTTATGGTCGAAGCGCCGATTTTCCACGTCAATGGCGATGACCCCGAGGCCGTGGTGCACGCAGCCCGCGTCGCCACCGAATTCCGCCAGAAGTTTAAGAAAGACGTAGTGATCGACATGATCTGTTATCGCCGCTTTGGCCATAACGAGGGGGATGAACCGATGTTCACCAACCCTGTCATGTACAAAAAGATCAAGACGCAGAAGACAACTCTGGCGCTCTACACCGAACGGTTGGTCAAAGACGGTTTGATCCCCGAAGGTGAGATTGAGGACATGAAGGCCGCGTTTCAGTCCTATCTCGCGGATGAGTTTGAAGCCGGGAAGGAATTCCGTCCGAACAAGGCCGATTGGCTGGATGGCAAATGGTCTCATCTTGACCGCAAGGATGAAGACTACCAACGCGGCGCGACCTCCATAAAGAAAAAGACCTTCACTGAAATCGGCAAGGCACTGACCACCGCACCCAAGGACTTTCCACTGCACAAAACCGTCGCGCGTCTGCTCGAAACCAAGGCCAACATGTTCAAAACTGGGGAAGGCTTCGACTGGGCCACGGCAGAAGCTCTGGCCTTTGGCTCATTGCTGACCGAAGGCTACCCGGTGCGCCTCGCCGGTCAAGACTGTACCCGCGGCACC
This DNA window, taken from Roseovarius sp. S88, encodes the following:
- a CDS encoding 2-oxoglutarate dehydrogenase E1 component; protein product: MTDQSPNDQFHASSFMQGHNAEYLEQLYARYANDPNAVDEAWQAFFAQLGDGEVEVKREAAGPSWARADWPPQPQDELTGALTGEYPPEVEAKKAGEKIKAKAAETGVEVSDEAIKRAVLDSVRALMLIRAYRIRGHLAADLDPLGLRETPARPELDPRSYGFTEADMDRPIFIDNVLGLQVASIREILAIVKRTYCGTFALQYMHISDPVESAWLKERIEGYDKEISFTREGRKAILNKLVEAEGFEKYLHVKYMGTKRFGLDGGESLIPAMEQIIKRGGQLGVKDIVIGMPHRGRLSVLANVMGKPYRAIFNEFQGGSFKPEDVDGSGDVKYHLGASSDREFDGNSVHLSLTANPSHLEAVNPVVLGKVRAKQDQMNDTDRTSVMGILLHGDAAFAGQGVVAEGFGLSGLRGHKTGGTMHIVVNNQIGFTTAPHFSRSSPYPTDIALMVEAPIFHVNGDDPEAVVHAARVATEFRQKFKKDVVIDMICYRRFGHNEGDEPMFTNPVMYKKIKTQKTTLALYTERLVKDGLIPEGEIEDMKAAFQSYLADEFEAGKEFRPNKADWLDGKWSHLDRKDEDYQRGATSIKKKTFTEIGKALTTAPKDFPLHKTVARLLETKANMFKTGEGFDWATAEALAFGSLLTEGYPVRLAGQDCTRGTFSQRHSGLINQDTEERYYPLNHIRKGQAHYDVIDSMLSEYAVLGFEYGYTLSEPNALVMWEAQFGDFANGAQIMFDQFISSGESKWLRMSGLVCLLPHGFEGQGPEHSSARLERFLQMCGQDNWIVANCSTPSNYFHILRRQLHRTFRKPLILMTPKSLLRHKLCISKTEDFVTGSSFHRVLWDDAQHGNSDLKLKPDTKIRRVVMCSGKVYYDLLEERDARGLDDVYLMRVEQFYPFPAISMVKELERFKGAEMVWCQEEPKNQGAWSFIEPNIEWVLQRIKAKHTRPTYAGRPASASPATGLASQHKAQQEALVDAALTIEG